ATAGTGCTTCAGGGAATAACGATATTATTTCTTGGTGATTTTCTAAAATTATTATAGTTTATATGTTTTCTCATTTGACTCTTTTATCATATTTCTCATGTCAACGATAAGCGGAGCATTTTCTTTGACTTGTTTCATGTCAAAAATCTCGTGATTGGTTGTTAACACGATACAATCCATCTGCTGAATAAAGTCATCTGTTAGAGCAATGGATTTAAAAGATAGGCCGTTGGGGGTTTTAACATTATTGATATAGGGGTCGTAGTAATAGACAGTACCTCTCTTGTGCGCTACAATATCCATGATCTCCAGTGCCGGAGATTCGCGTTCATCGTCTATATTGGGTTTGTAGGCAACCCCCATAAAGAGAATGTTGCTACCATTGACCGCTTTTTTGTGCTGGTTAAGTGCAGTGGCTATTTTAATATACATGTAATGAGGCATTCGCATATTAATATGGCCGGCAGCATGTATCATACTCAAATCAAAATCATACTTCTTGGCGATGTGCTCAAGATAAAAAGGATCTAGTGGAATACAGTGACCACCAATTCCTGGTCCCGGATAAAATGCCTGAAATCCGAATGGCTTTGTTTTGGCAGCTTCTATTACTTCCCATATGTTAATATCCATTTTGCCGGCCAGTAGTGCTAATTCGTTGATGAGGCTAATGTTCACCAGCCGATAGGTGTTCTCCAGAATTTTCACCATCTCTGCTACCCGTGGCGAACTTACGGGGTGAATGTGATCGATGGCTTTGGTGTACAATGCTTGTCCGATTTCCAATCCTTCATTTGTCATTGCACCTAATACTTTCGGTGTATTTCGGGTATGAAAGTTTTTGTTGCCCGGGTCAACCCTTTCAGGACTATAGGCCAGCCAAAAATCTTTTCCGTGTTTGAAATTGCTTTCCCGTTCGATGATTGGAAGCATAAAGTCTTCAGTGGTGGTAGGGTAGGTGGTGCTTTCCAGGCTGATAAATGTGCCGGGCTTCATGTAACGTCCGATATCAATACAGGCACTTTCGATATAGCTCATATCGGGTTTCCGAAATTTATCCAACGGAGTCGGTACGCATATAAGTAATGCATCACACTCTTTAATCCTGCTAAAATCTGTAGTAGCGCTTAGTGTGATATTATCTACTACTTCTCTTAATACAGCATCTCGGATGTCCTTGATGTAGTTGGTGCCATGGTTGATTTTGTCAACTTTGTCAGGGTTTTTGTCAAAGCCAATAACTTTAATGCCGGCTTCTGCGAAGTTTACAGCAAGCGGAAGGCCTACATATCCGAGACCGATAATTCCCACAATTTCTTTATTGGAATCAATCTTTTGTAAAATTGGTTGGATGTTATTCATTTTATGTTCTGATTCGATATTGTTATTGCCTCTAATTAGGCTTGAGCCTTCTATCTTGAAAGGCCAACTTCCTACCTTTGAGGTAGGCTTTTTCTGTGTTTAACCTGGAATTTTCCTGTTTCAGGGTGCGTCGTCCTACCCTGGAGGTGGAATTTCCTACTCTTAGGGGTTCAACTTCCTACCTTTGAGGTAGGCTTTTCTATGTTTCAGGTAGCCTTTTCCTGTTTTAGGGTGCGTCGTCCTACCCCGGAGGTAGAATTTCCTACCCTTAGGGGTTCAACTTCCTACCTTTAGGGTAGTCTTTTCTATGTTTTAGGTAGCCTTTTCCTGTTTTAGGGTGCATCGTCCTACCCCTGAGGTGGAATTTCCTACCCCTGAGGTGGAATTTCCTACCTTTAGGGGTACGCTTCGCTGTTACTGTTGTTGTGATGGTTTCGTTCGTTGGATGAATACGTATAAGCCTTGACATCAGTAGATTGCCGCGGTTGCTCACTGCAGGCTTTTTGACCTTCGACTTTTGTTTCGCTTCGTTCAACTATTTCCTTCGCCTGTGCCTTCGCCTTTTCCCATCGTCACCCATTCTCTGCCCGTTGCGACAAACCTTCCCGGAGGTTATGCAAAAAACCGGGTCGGTTCAGGTTTAGCTATTCGGCCGCTTCATCAGTTGAGCGCGTCCGCCAGCTAAATCGCTGGCTTAGTTCATCGGCGATGACTTTAGCGCCCGGAACGTTATTTTCGGCTGCCGTTTTAATGATGCTGTAGAATAATAGCGCTGCCTGGTAGGCCTCGGAACCGGCTGCCATGATGCTGTCGTCGAGTGCCTGCATCAACGGAGCCAGTTGTTGTTCATACCCACGCAGCCGGGTTGTTGCATTCAGGTCGGTTGTGAATTCTTCGACCGAAAAATAAGGAGGCACCAGTGTATCATTCTGTGCCGTATATTCATTGGCCTTGGTCGTAAAGGCCAGTGTTTTATCACCCATCTTGGGTAACTCAATGCGCTCCTCTTTGGTTAGTGTAATTAACTTCGGGAGCAGGGTTGCGTTTAATGTGGAGATGGCCTGTTTGATGGCCTCATCCTCTTCTGGCGTTAGGTTTAACGAAATCAAATTATTCATAACACTTAATTTGGTTAAAAATAGTTGTTGGCATAACCTTTTGAATCATTAAGTTAATAAAAATATTCGACTAAAATGACTTATTGTTCAAAAAAATGACAGATATAGCGTCCGAAGAGAGGTTGCTGTTATTAGAAAAGTTTTAAGTGTTAAGAAAATCCATGAAACAACAACAGCGAGAGACTTTTGACTTTCACCCCCGACGCAAGGTCGGGATTTCGCTTCGCTCATTTTTTCCACTTCGCCTGTGCCTGAGCCTTCGCCTTTTCTCCCATCGCCCACTCACATATTTTCCCTTGCTCACCTTCTCATCTTCCCGTCTTCTGCATCATTCTTCCGTACGACGTTTGCCTGTTTGTGACCGGCGACGTGTGGTCGGGGGCGAAGATGCGTTCGGCCAACAACCTTCGTCCACCAAAGGCCAACAACATTCCGACCGGATACCGGAGCCTTTCGAGCAGATCATACATTTCCAGACGGTGCTCGTCATCCAGGTAGTTATGGGGCAACAGGGTGATCACCAGTCTGCCGAAGCAAACGTAATGTATTCCTTTTTCCTGGAAGCTGTTGGTGCGGCCAGCTTGAAAACTGAGGAGCGAAAAGGGAATTCTGTTTTTTTTCCATTCTGCCTCCAGCGCCTTTGCTATGAGCTGTATGGATAATCTGGTTCCCCGGTTTTCATGTACCTGCAAAGAGGTTGTCACAATAGCCCGGGTAGGCACCAGGTAATTTTCCGTTGACATTATTCTGTTGTTGAAAGAGAGTGTTAAGTTGTAAGATGAAGGATGCCAGATATTAGACGATAGACTTCGGTCATTTCAGTTTACGTGCTTTGCCGTTTCTGTGGTTTCTCTTGTTGCTGTCGTTAGAAAAGTTTTAAGTGTTATGTTTTAAGTTTTAAGAAAGACTATCGCCCCGGATGCTACGTTTGGGATATCGCTCCGCCCAGCTTCGCCTTTAATTCTCCCGGTTCTGATTTTTGTGCCGGGCATCGTTCGATAGCTTGTCCTTCATCCACTTGCTGATCCGCATCTTTCCGTCTTTCCGTTGTTTAGCGCTCGGATCGAATCCGTAAACATATTCGTACCCATACCCATACCCGTATCCATAACCATAGCCATTTTTCGTTCGGCTTTGCATAACATCATTGTAGAGGATACCGATATTTTTTAACTGATGCCTTTTCAAATCGGTCATTGCTTTTTCCAATGCCGGTTTCCGGGTGAGTCCCTGCCTGACGACAAAGATAAAACCATCTACGCAGGAAGCGTATTGGAACAGGTCGGCGACCAGCAACGGCGAAGAGTCGATGACAATGCGATCGAAGCGCTCTTTCAGAGTGCTAATGAGTTCGCCCATTTTTTCATCGGCCAGCAGTTCACCCGGGTTCGGGGGGAATTCTCCGGCCGGTATAATTTTCAGGTTCCGGTGACGGCTGCTGAAGACGATATCATCGATGGCGTCTGTTCCCGCCAGGTAAGATGAAACGCCTATATGACCTGGCAGATGCAACTCTTTGGCCAGGGTAGAACGGCGCAGGTCGAGATCGAGCACGACGGTGGAGTGCCCCATCAGTGCAAATGAGGCGGCGGTACTCAGGGCCGAGAATGTTTTTCCTTCTCCGGCGCCGGCGGAGGTGATGGCCAGTACTGTTTTATTCTTTCCTTTGATAAAGTACTTCAGTGTTTGTCGCAACGCCCGGTAAGCTTCACCCAAAGGTGAATTGGGGGTGTCGAGTAACGATGTTCTTTTCGTATCGCCATCCGGTGCGTGTGGAATATTTCCCAGCACGGGGATGTCGCTCATTTTTTTTACTTCTTCTTCGTTGCGGATTTTATCGTCCATCCAATCGCTGATGAGAAGAATGGCGCCCGGCACGGCGAGTCCCAGGAACAGCGCCAGCAGGTAATCGATTCGTTTGTTGGGGCTGATGGGAGCACTGCCCGCCAGCATAGCCGGGTCGATGATGGCGTTGTCGGGTGTATTGGACGCTTTGGCAATTTTGGCTTCTGACAGCTTTTGGAGCAGGAATGTATAGGTATCACTATCGAGGCGGTACTTTCGCTCGATGTTCACAAAGTTCCGTTCTACTTCCGGGAGTTTTTCCGTTACGCCGTGGAGTTTGGCCAGTCGTTTGTCGATGTCGCCGATGGCCATATTGGACTGGTGCAGCATGGTCCGGCTGTTTTCTATCAGTGCCTTTTTCGTTACCTCGATTTGCGAACGCAACTGCTGAAGGGTAGGGTGGTTCTTATCGATGACCGTTGTTTCCAGTGTGGTTAAGTCCAGTGTTTGTCCGGCCAGTTGCTGCAACAGCGACACCAGCATCGGGTTGTTGATGCCTACTGTAGAGGGAGCTGCAATCTGTTTCAGGTCGTTGTTCGATTTCAGGTAGTTCAGCAAGTAGGTGTAATATGATTTTTGCGTCGATAATTGCTCTTTCTGTTCCTGAAGGCTGACCATCTGGTCGAGTAGCTGTTGCGACTGGTACGAAAGATCCAGCAGATTGTTCCGGCTTTGAAATTGTTCGCGGTGCCTTTCCGAAGCGGTCAGCGAGTCGCTGACGCTGCCCAGTTGCGAAGAGATGAACTGGATGGTACGGGTGGCCATCTCGTTTTTCTTATCGAGGTTTTGTTGTTGGTACACCTCCATCAGTTTGTTCAGGAAACTGATGCTTTTGGAAGGCGTGGCCGACTCCATTTTGAGATTTAGCAGGGTGGCGTCTTTGTTCACAGTGGCTACTGTCAGGCTATGCCGGAAATAATCGACCAGGGCACCGTGGGTGTTAAACCGGAAGCGGTAAGTCCCTTCGGGCAGTGTAGCACCATTGACCGGGATGATCCGGAAAGCGAACTCCGACCTCTCTATCACTTCATTTAGGCGTACCGGAAGGGTGACCGAGTAATCGCTGTATTGGTGAATGGCTTGCCGGTGCCGGAAATCCCAGGTTCGAGGCTTTTCCCCGGTCACGTTCAGGATGAACCTGCCGCTGTGGGGCTGGGCGTCGAATTCGAAAGTAGCGCCAACGAGTTGCTGGTGCCGGGATAACCATTCAATCCGGAAAGGGGCATTGTTGTACAGCTCTTTTTCCAGCCCCATATCGACTTCGTAATAGGAGACTTCCGCGTTCATCTCGTTAACGGCTTTGCTAACCAGGGTCCATGATTGCAATATCTGGATTTGGTTCTCGAGGTTCTGTTTGCCCTGGAACAGCCCAAAGCCCTGAAAGACGTCGGAAGCGTTGAGCGATCCACTACCGCCGGAACCTTCCAGCGGGTTGCTTCCTTTATCCTCGTTGATGAGGAGGGAAGCTGATACCGCATAAAGGGGGTTGGTGAACCGGTGGTATACCCATGCGGCCCCTATGGTGAAAAACACAGCCAGTACAAACCAGTACCAATTCGATAAAAAAAGGAAAAAATATTTTTTGAAATCGATCTTCTCCTCTTGTTCGAAAAATGGCATGAAGACCGGTTGCGGTTGTGGTTGTTGTTCTTTCATTGAATGCGAAATATTGAGGAGTCGGCTTTCGGTTGAATAAATGATTGGTGCCTGTTTCTATTTCGAGAAAGCGGTATATAACAGCACCGCGGTCGATATGGTTGTAAACAGCGTGGTAAACGGTAGCGTTTTGGCTCCAAATACCCGGTGTTTGGGCGGAATGTAAATAACATCGTTGGGTTGAATACTGTAATTGTTGGATGCGAGCAGGTCTGCATTCGTCAAATCGATGGTGGTCACCTGCTCTTCATCCCCGTTTTTCCGGATGAGCTGTACCTTTTTGCGGTTCCCGTAATCATTCAGGTCGCCGGCCAGGCCCAGGGCTTCGAAAACCGTCATGTTGTTTTTCCGCATGGTGTACTGCCCGGGACGATTCACATCGCCCAGCACGGTTACGGTGCGGTTGACCAGCTTGACCAGCACTGAAGAATTGGCCAGCATGGTATTCACTTTGTCCTGCAGTTCGGTTTGCAGTTTGTCTACCGTTTTGTCCGCTGCGTGGACTTTCCCTATGTAGGGGAGCACGATGTTCCCGTTGCTGTCGACAATGTAGGTGATGAGTTCGATGGCTGCATCGGAGGTGTAAATCTGGTCGGGCTGGGCCAGGTTCAAAAAAGCTGATGCTTTGGGATTATCGCTGATGACATTGATATATAAGTTGTCGTTGGGCCTAATCTGGTAAGGTGTTACCCGATGGGTCTGGATAACTGAATCCTGGATCTGAAGGTTGTTCAGGTAGGTAATCTCCCTCAGCGGCGTTGTGCACGAAGCCAGAATAAAAAGGCCAGCCGCTGCTATCAATCGGAATACGGTTTTCATGATCTTCAAATGCTGGTGGATAACGGTTGTTTGAGAATTTTCTTCGTTAATGATAAACATAAGTGAATGGTTAGTGCTGTCGTTTTTCTAACCCCCCGGGAGCTAAGCGCAGAAGCTGATAATCTTCCAATAGATGATTCAGCCGCCTGGTGTTTTCCCACGATGGAATGGAAAGCGTATGGGTAAAACGTGCTTCCACCTCATAGATTGCCAGTATGTCCTGTACCTCTACCTTTTGTTTGATTTGGTAAAGGTTGTCGCTTTGCAACAAAAGAAACTGCTTGTCGCCGGAAATTTTCTTCAACCTTCTGATAAGCAGGCCATGCGAACTCAGAATAATGTAAATCCTGCCAATACTCAGTTCTTTGGCCGATTGTCTGCTGCGAATAACCAACCAGTCGTTGTATTGAAGGGTTGGATGCATCATATCTTCGTTGTAGCGAATGCAGATTAAATCATCGGAGGGGGAGCCTTCCCATGGAATTTGGAATGTAGGCAGGTTATCGTAGAACTCCTGGTTGTTGTAGTTTTTCATCCACTCGAACGTCTGTAGCTTTTCAATCAGTCTGATTGTCTGGAGTGACAGATGTGTTGGCAGTGATGTTTGACTGTCCGTGTCCTTAACTTTGTTTTGATTAAAAGGTTTAATATTAAATATTTCTGCCGGATCAATATGATAGGTTATAAATAATTTGCGTAGCACCTCGATAGTTACATCCCGTCGCCCTTTTAATATCTCGTTAAGTGACTGTGGACTATACTCTATTGTTTTAGCAAATTGTGTATAAGTATCGATTTGTCCGGTGGCCTTAAGTTTCTTTACTATTTTGGTAAAATTCTGGCTTGTAATGTTTTGTTTGCCGTTCATTGTGGCTGGTATTAAAGTAAGAATAGCAATTTGATTTTGTATTTGGCCGAAGTTGTAAAGCGTTGATAGAATGTGTAAGTGTTTATGAGATTGAAATGGAGGATAGTGTAATTTATTGCTGATTATAAACTTGTTAGTTGTCTTGTTTTTCCGGTGTTTTAGAATAACAGCGAATACAGCTTCGCCTCCTCAGTCCCATTTATGAGATAAGCTTCAAAAAACAGAGTCTATACAAAATAGGGAAGTGCTGCCTTGTCAACACTCAAACATTATCTAAAACAAAATTTTTTATCAAAAATTGTGGAGACAAATTTACTTTATTTGTTAAGTAGATATATTTATAAGCATTTTAAATTGCGTAAATAATGCAAAAATGTATTTTTCATTTATTCAAATATGCTTTATGTTGATCGATCAGTTTAATTTATATGCAATATAAAAAACAGATAGGAATAGCGTGTTAAAAGATATCTGCTGAGGTGTGTTCTCAATTAGGGAGCGGAAATTGCTATTAGATAGAATAGTAGCGTTGGTGTAAATTTTTATCGATATTGCTTTTAAATAAAAGAAGGAAAAAGAAGCCGGATGGAAGAAAGTGATAACCCCTTGTCAGAATTTGCGTATTGTGGATTCATCAACTGGTATGTTTCTTTATTTCCGGTAAGGAAGTGAACCTAGTCAGCTGAAATAGTTTGGAGTCTCAGATTTCAGGTTTATTGGCATCTCCTGTTTTAGATTGACAGAAGACTAGAGGTAGTAAAAGTTAAAGTCGAATAGGTGTAATGGTTTTTGTGTGAATACCATTTGCCATCCTTACCCTTATTTAGTAAATTTTCGGGTAGAACTTAAAAAAGGACCATTATGCCCATTATGCCATTAGACGGACAGCGATTTGACGAAGAGCCCTATGCTTTGGATCGGACACTTTGTGGTTTCAATGCATTGATTGACTATTTGAACCTGGATATGAAGAAAGCGAACGAATCGACATCGGCTGAAGTGGCGCGGATGATTCGTGAGTTGACCAATGAAGAATTGGATCCCGGCATCGGAATCGGAGAGCAAAGTAAGCAACTTCAGCAATTGATCGACAGCTGCGTAACAGGACCCGAAGAACAAAAAAGGGTTATCGAGCTGGCTGATGAGAAGTTTGAGAAGTTGAGGGTGCATGGAGAGTGGAGTTGAGAGAGGGAGAAAAGACGAAGGCTCAGGCAGAGGCAAAGGCAAAAGGAAATGTTAAAAGGCATAAGGAAAAAGTAGTTCGACATTGTGTTTTACAGCCTGTCCCGGCACACGTTGGGGAGGAAGCAATCTTGTAATGTCAAAGGTCGAAAGCCATTCTGGAAAATTTATAACAAGAGATTGCCGCAGTCGTTCATTCTTTGCTCCCTACCAATGACGGCGTTTTATGGATTTTTTTAAGACTTAGCTCATAAGACTTAAAACTCTTTTAACAACAGAAACGGTACAGCGCGTAGCGCAACCCGTAAATGTTTACTGTCCGGTCACGATATATCGTGACCCTACCAGGTTGGTGCTGACAGAGCCGCATATGTCAGCCATATTCATTGATTCATATTGTGCACCCAGTGTTTCCTTTGTTTTCCTTGTGTTTACTGAGGCTTCGTTGTTTTGAGCTGCGAACATAGCCCCGTAGGGGGTATAATCTTAGTAGTCCGTAGCCCAACCTTTCGCTTCGTTCCCGCTTCCGGTTTGCAGTTTCGGGCGGATGGATTATTTTTGCATTCCGTTATTAAGATTGATTCTTAGTTTTTCGAGACATGCAGCAAGTAGTGGAGAATTTCTGGACCCGGTTTGAGGAGCCCGTATTTTGCCTGGCTCCGATGGAGGATGTGACCGAAACGGTTTTTCGGGAAGTGGTGATGAGAATGACCGATCCGGGGAAGTTGCATGTGATTTTCACCGAGTTTACTTCGGTCGAAGGCCTGAACCATCCGGTAGGCAGGGAGAGGGTTGGTGAGCGATTGATTGTGAATGAATCGGAGCGTGAGTTGCTACGCAGACTCAATATTAAGCTGGTGGCCCAGATTTGGGGAAAAACGCCGGAGATTTACCGCAATATGGCGCAGTTCATTACCGAAAACTACGATTTCGATGGTCTCGATATCAACATGGGCTGCCCGGTAAAGAATATCGTGAAACAGGGCGCCTGCAGTGCCTTAATCGACCAACCTGCGCTGGCGCAGGAAATTGTTCTGGCGGCCAAAGAAGGAACACACCTTCCGGTTAGTGTGAAAACCCGGACCGGGATTCGGCAGCACGAAACAGAACGTTGGATCAATCAGTTAATCGATACGCATCCGGCAGCGTTGACGTTGCACGGCCGTACGCAAAAACAACAATCGGATGGTGAGGCCGACTGGAACGAAATAGCCAAAGCGGTTCAGGTACGCAACGAGCGCAACGTAAATATTCCCGTGCTGGGAAACGGAGATGTGAATTCATGGCAGGAGGGAATGGATCGCGTAGCGCAAACTGGTGTGGATGGCGTGATGATTGGACGCGGAATCTTTCATGATCCCTGGTTCTTTCAACCTGGAAGAACGGTACCGACACCTTCCGAACGGGTAGATATGCTCCTGTTTCATACCCGTCTTTT
This Prolixibacter sp. NT017 DNA region includes the following protein-coding sequences:
- a CDS encoding nucleotide sugar dehydrogenase — encoded protein: MNNIQPILQKIDSNKEIVGIIGLGYVGLPLAVNFAEAGIKVIGFDKNPDKVDKINHGTNYIKDIRDAVLREVVDNITLSATTDFSRIKECDALLICVPTPLDKFRKPDMSYIESACIDIGRYMKPGTFISLESTTYPTTTEDFMLPIIERESNFKHGKDFWLAYSPERVDPGNKNFHTRNTPKVLGAMTNEGLEIGQALYTKAIDHIHPVSSPRVAEMVKILENTYRLVNISLINELALLAGKMDINIWEVIEAAKTKPFGFQAFYPGPGIGGHCIPLDPFYLEHIAKKYDFDLSMIHAAGHINMRMPHYMYIKIATALNQHKKAVNGSNILFMGVAYKPNIDDERESPALEIMDIVAHKRGTVYYYDPYINNVKTPNGLSFKSIALTDDFIQQMDCIVLTTNHEIFDMKQVKENAPLIVDMRNMIKESNEKTYKL
- a CDS encoding tyrosine-protein kinase — its product is MKEQQPQPQPVFMPFFEQEEKIDFKKYFFLFLSNWYWFVLAVFFTIGAAWVYHRFTNPLYAVSASLLINEDKGSNPLEGSGGSGSLNASDVFQGFGLFQGKQNLENQIQILQSWTLVSKAVNEMNAEVSYYEVDMGLEKELYNNAPFRIEWLSRHQQLVGATFEFDAQPHSGRFILNVTGEKPRTWDFRHRQAIHQYSDYSVTLPVRLNEVIERSEFAFRIIPVNGATLPEGTYRFRFNTHGALVDYFRHSLTVATVNKDATLLNLKMESATPSKSISFLNKLMEVYQQQNLDKKNEMATRTIQFISSQLGSVSDSLTASERHREQFQSRNNLLDLSYQSQQLLDQMVSLQEQKEQLSTQKSYYTYLLNYLKSNNDLKQIAAPSTVGINNPMLVSLLQQLAGQTLDLTTLETTVIDKNHPTLQQLRSQIEVTKKALIENSRTMLHQSNMAIGDIDKRLAKLHGVTEKLPEVERNFVNIERKYRLDSDTYTFLLQKLSEAKIAKASNTPDNAIIDPAMLAGSAPISPNKRIDYLLALFLGLAVPGAILLISDWMDDKIRNEEEVKKMSDIPVLGNIPHAPDGDTKRTSLLDTPNSPLGEAYRALRQTLKYFIKGKNKTVLAITSAGAGEGKTFSALSTAASFALMGHSTVVLDLDLRRSTLAKELHLPGHIGVSSYLAGTDAIDDIVFSSRHRNLKIIPAGEFPPNPGELLADEKMGELISTLKERFDRIVIDSSPLLVADLFQYASCVDGFIFVVRQGLTRKPALEKAMTDLKRHQLKNIGILYNDVMQSRTKNGYGYGYGYGYGYEYVYGFDPSAKQRKDGKMRISKWMKDKLSNDARHKNQNREN
- a CDS encoding polysaccharide biosynthesis/export family protein is translated as MFIINEENSQTTVIHQHLKIMKTVFRLIAAAGLFILASCTTPLREITYLNNLQIQDSVIQTHRVTPYQIRPNDNLYINVISDNPKASAFLNLAQPDQIYTSDAAIELITYIVDSNGNIVLPYIGKVHAADKTVDKLQTELQDKVNTMLANSSVLVKLVNRTVTVLGDVNRPGQYTMRKNNMTVFEALGLAGDLNDYGNRKKVQLIRKNGDEEQVTTIDLTNADLLASNNYSIQPNDVIYIPPKHRVFGAKTLPFTTLFTTISTAVLLYTAFSK
- a CDS encoding XRE family transcriptional regulator; the encoded protein is MNGKQNITSQNFTKIVKKLKATGQIDTYTQFAKTIEYSPQSLNEILKGRRDVTIEVLRKLFITYHIDPAEIFNIKPFNQNKVKDTDSQTSLPTHLSLQTIRLIEKLQTFEWMKNYNNQEFYDNLPTFQIPWEGSPSDDLICIRYNEDMMHPTLQYNDWLVIRSRQSAKELSIGRIYIILSSHGLLIRRLKKISGDKQFLLLQSDNLYQIKQKVEVQDILAIYEVEARFTHTLSIPSWENTRRLNHLLEDYQLLRLAPGGLEKRQH
- a CDS encoding tRNA-dihydrouridine synthase — translated: MQQVVENFWTRFEEPVFCLAPMEDVTETVFREVVMRMTDPGKLHVIFTEFTSVEGLNHPVGRERVGERLIVNESERELLRRLNIKLVAQIWGKTPEIYRNMAQFITENYDFDGLDINMGCPVKNIVKQGACSALIDQPALAQEIVLAAKEGTHLPVSVKTRTGIRQHETERWINQLIDTHPAALTLHGRTQKQQSDGEADWNEIAKAVQVRNERNVNIPVLGNGDVNSWQEGMDRVAQTGVDGVMIGRGIFHDPWFFQPGRTVPTPSERVDMLLFHTRLFEQTWGGKKNFNILKRFYKIYLNHFPNASHMRAALMETKDYDEVYRYFEEHPVAEFL